Proteins encoded in a region of the Salmo salar unplaced genomic scaffold, Ssal_v3.1, whole genome shotgun sequence genome:
- the LOC106592202 gene encoding early growth response protein 2b — MMTAKTLEKVPVSLGGYVHPVSDTIYSVDHDSLPPGVAIFPNADLGGHYHDHLSGAPDGLMSGDMSLEKRSLDLSYSSFSQPPGHRNQTFTYMGKFSIDSQYPGNWNPEGVINIVSAGILGMTQPSSASSSPASSGSPGHFSSTLSCTMAQNQADMEHHLYSSPPPYGCGEVYQDPSAFLSTGPGISYPPPSYSSPKPNTDSGIFPIIPDYGFFQPTCQRDMQAMPDRKPFPCPLDSFRVPPPLTPLNTIRNFTLGGPVSDGPRLPTAYSPQNLPLRPILRPRKYPNRPSKTPVHERPYPCPAEGCDRRFSRSDELTRHIRIHTGHKPFQCRICMRNFSRSDHLTTHIRTHTGEKPFACDFCGRKFARSDERKRHTKIHLRQKERKSSAPSSNNTNPDRTGTGSISTSNGVCSSSTGQLTGCPTRPV; from the exons ATGATGACGGCTAAAACTTTAGAGAAAGTCCCGGTCTCTCTGGGTGGGTATGTCCATCCTGTCTCTGATACTATCTACTCTGTGGATCATGACAGTTTACCGCCCGGCGTGGCTATCTTTCCTAACGCTGATTTAGGAGGCCACTACCACGACCATCTTAGCGGAGCTCCAG ATGGCTTGATGAGTGGCGATATGAGCTTAGAGAAACGCTCTCTAGATCTGTCTTACTCTAGCTTCTCCCAGCCGCCTGGTCATCGGAACCAGACCTTCACCTACATGGGAAAGTTCTCCATCGACTCTCAGTATCCCGGTAACTGGAACCCCGAGGGCGTCATCAATATAGTGAGTGCGGGAATCCTGGGTATGACCCAGCCATCTTCTGCCTCATCCTCCCCGGCGTCCTCCGGTTCTCCCGGTCACTTCTCCTCCACGCTCAGCTGCACCATGGCTCAGAACCAGGCAGATATGGAGCACCACCTCTACTCTTCCCCGCCTCCCTACGGCTGTGGGGAGGTCTACCAAGACCCGTCGGCCTTCCTCTCCACCGGGCCCGGTATCTCCTACCCGCCGCCGTCCTACTCTTCCCCAAAGCCCAACACAGATTCGGGTATTTTCCCCATCATCCCAGACTATGGGTTCTTTCAGCCGACCTGTCAGAGGGACATGCAGGCCATGCCTGACCGCAAGCCTTTCCCCTGCCCACTGGACTCCTTCAGAGTACCCCCGCCTCTGACTCCCCTGAACACTATTAGGAACTTTACATTAGGTGGGCCGGTTTCGGATGGACCCAGACTCCCCACAGCGTACAGCCCACAGAATCTCCCCCTGAGACCCATCCTGCGGCCCAGAAAATATCCCAACAGACCGAGCAAAACCCCGGTCCATGAGCGGCCGTATCCATGCCCAGCGGAGGGCTGCGACCGGCGGTTCTCCCGGTCTGACGAGTTGACCAGACACATCCGGATTCACACGGGACACAAACCGTTCCAGTGTCGAATCTGCATGAGGAACTTTAGCCGTAGCGACCATCTCACCACGCACATCCGCACGCACACGGGAGAGAAGCCCTTCGCCTGTGATTTCTGTGGCCGTAAGTTTGCGAGAAGCGACGAGCGCAAAAGACATACCAAGATTCATctcagacagaaagaaagaaaatcatCCGCTCCGTCATCAAACAACACGAACCCTGATCGTACCGGTACCGGTTCTATAAGCACATCTAACGGAGTCTGCTCCTCCAGTACGGGACAGCTAACGGGATGCCCCACGCGGCCGGTATAG